The following proteins are co-located in the Nilaparvata lugens isolate BPH chromosome 14, ASM1435652v1, whole genome shotgun sequence genome:
- the LOC120354252 gene encoding heterochromatin protein 1-like translates to MVGPADGLVTTQEEFVVEKIVSRRFNQKKKQYEYLLKWEGYPPEQNTWEPAQNMSTCQHLLAEFESNLAKQGAAKGLRYPHSRAPRAAPVGALKKGTPAAVSRRWTSNRRSPVHGNSQRVS, encoded by the exons ATGGTCGGTCCAGCTGATGGATTGGTGACCACACAGGAAGAATTTGTTGTGGAAAAGATAGTGTCGCGCCGCTTTAACCAGAAAAAGAAGCAGTACGAGTATTTGTTGAAGTGGGAGGGATATCCACC CGAGCAAAACACGTGGGAACCTGCGCAGAACATGTCGACATGTCAGCACCTGTTGGCCGAATTTGAGTCGAATTTGGCGAAACAGGGGGCCGCAAAGGGGCTTCGATATCCTCATTCGAGGGCACCCAGGGCGGCCCCTGTCGGGGCCCTGAAGAAGGGGACACCCGCCGCTGTGAGCAGGAGATGGACATCAAACAGGAGGTCGCCAGTCCACGGGAACTCCCAGCGGGTGAGTTGA